A genomic stretch from Vibrio cortegadensis includes:
- a CDS encoding sigma-54-dependent transcriptional regulator: MNKLLIVDDDTGISRTLQLHYQSQTYAVEVAHCVDDGVEIAKLFQPNVIILDIRMEGKSGIEGIPDFKAICPESRIIMITAFHDMDSTIQAMQQGADEYIHKPIDIDELDNAVVAALEYHASNKQDAVTIPKTLGHSIVGSSHAMKEIYKTIGRVALTNASVMITGESGTGKEMVARAIHKAGRPKQTPFVALNCAALVENLLESEMFGHKKGAFTGAISDQAGKFELANNGTLFLDEIGELSPIIQAKLLRVLQEKEYTPLGGKTSHKTTARIISATNIDFESAIKEKQFREDLFYRLQVVRIHIPPLRERREDLEELIPALLGRANKELGTKVSKVARNAMAALCEYGWPGNVRELENTLTKAVALCPGDILTLDLFDDIRSEPQLKQESETETELDSLSLHDLEFQHVNRVLNSVAGHKGKACEILKISRPRLQRILERE, encoded by the coding sequence ATGAATAAGTTATTAATCGTTGATGATGACACTGGTATCAGCCGAACGTTACAACTTCATTACCAATCCCAAACTTACGCTGTAGAAGTCGCTCACTGCGTCGATGATGGCGTAGAGATCGCCAAATTGTTTCAACCGAATGTCATCATTTTAGATATACGTATGGAAGGTAAATCTGGCATCGAAGGCATCCCAGATTTCAAAGCTATTTGCCCTGAGTCTCGCATCATTATGATTACAGCTTTCCATGATATGGACAGTACCATCCAAGCGATGCAGCAAGGTGCCGATGAGTATATTCATAAGCCAATCGATATTGATGAGCTTGATAACGCCGTCGTTGCTGCACTTGAATATCACGCTTCCAATAAACAAGATGCGGTCACTATTCCAAAAACGCTCGGGCATTCTATTGTCGGTTCATCCCATGCGATGAAAGAGATCTACAAGACCATAGGCCGCGTCGCCTTAACGAATGCATCAGTGATGATCACCGGAGAATCTGGAACAGGTAAAGAGATGGTTGCACGCGCTATTCATAAAGCCGGACGTCCAAAACAGACGCCGTTTGTCGCGCTCAACTGCGCAGCCCTCGTTGAAAATTTACTTGAATCTGAAATGTTTGGTCATAAAAAAGGCGCATTTACTGGTGCGATTTCTGATCAAGCAGGAAAATTTGAACTCGCCAATAACGGCACACTGTTCCTAGATGAGATTGGTGAGCTTTCTCCCATCATACAAGCGAAACTATTAAGAGTACTGCAAGAGAAAGAGTACACCCCACTCGGAGGTAAAACCTCGCACAAGACAACCGCTCGAATTATCTCGGCAACCAATATTGATTTCGAATCAGCGATAAAAGAAAAACAGTTTAGAGAAGATCTATTCTATCGTCTGCAAGTGGTTCGCATTCATATACCGCCTCTGCGTGAACGACGCGAAGATTTAGAAGAGTTGATTCCTGCACTACTTGGAAGGGCCAATAAAGAACTTGGAACAAAAGTGTCTAAAGTCGCTAGGAACGCAATGGCTGCATTATGTGAATATGGTTGGCCAGGAAATGTACGGGAACTTGAAAACACATTAACCAAAGCGGTCGCGCTTTGCCCCGGAGATATCCTTACTCTCGATCTCTTTGATGACATTCGCTCTGAACCTCAATTAAAACAAGAGAGCGAAACGGAAACGGAACTCGATTCATTGAGCTTGCATGATCTCGAATTTCAGCATGTTAACCGAGTATTAAATAGCGTAGCAGGACACAAAGGCAAAGCCTGTGAGATTTTAAAAATCAGCCGCCCTCGCCTTCAGCGAATTTTAGAAAGAGAGTAG